A window of Streptomyces marispadix contains these coding sequences:
- a CDS encoding GNAT family N-acetyltransferase has translation MTSATVCRDPAQFAELAREWEELRRRSPGATTFQSHAWLHSWWQSYGRAGWLRVVVVRGGGRLVAAAPLMLVHRPLPTLVPLGGGITDFSDVLLDGEFPDAAECLSAALHRASRGALIDLREVRPGAAAEQVYAAWPGVRRRLKDSVCLELPGVPMEGLLERLPVAGAKRTRQKLRKIDKLGIKEHDVLPTEAGEAVRTLLRLHEMQWQGRGVTREHLRPRFRAHLERTVEQLAESGDATITVYRIDDEAVAADITLVGGGMVCGYLYGADPRLRSQHVDITTMLLRHAAGHAAAKGCGTLNLLRGAEPHKLRWQAEAVANQRLLMARVEMAPAMAMHLGRIAGREFAAGAVRRGRDVEWLRRVRPGGSRGSRPVKATDAATAPGGERGPKRDRDRDRDRDRDRDGGRDGA, from the coding sequence ATGACGTCGGCGACCGTCTGCCGCGACCCGGCGCAGTTCGCCGAACTGGCCCGCGAATGGGAGGAGTTGAGACGCCGCAGCCCCGGCGCCACCACCTTCCAGTCGCATGCCTGGCTGCACTCCTGGTGGCAGTCGTACGGAAGGGCGGGATGGCTGCGGGTGGTGGTCGTACGCGGCGGCGGCAGGCTCGTCGCTGCCGCGCCGCTGATGCTCGTTCACCGGCCGCTGCCCACGCTGGTGCCGCTCGGCGGCGGCATCACCGACTTCTCCGACGTGCTGCTCGACGGCGAGTTCCCCGACGCCGCCGAGTGTCTGTCGGCCGCACTGCACCGGGCGTCCCGCGGGGCGCTGATCGATCTGCGCGAGGTGCGCCCCGGCGCGGCGGCCGAGCAGGTATACGCCGCGTGGCCCGGCGTCCGCCGGCGGCTGAAGGACTCCGTATGCCTGGAGCTGCCCGGCGTTCCCATGGAGGGGCTGCTGGAGCGGCTTCCGGTGGCCGGCGCCAAACGCACCCGCCAGAAGCTGCGCAAGATCGACAAGTTGGGGATCAAGGAGCACGACGTCCTGCCGACGGAGGCCGGGGAGGCCGTACGAACCCTGCTGCGCCTGCACGAGATGCAGTGGCAGGGTCGCGGTGTGACGCGGGAGCATCTGCGCCCGCGCTTCCGCGCGCACCTTGAACGCACGGTCGAGCAGTTGGCGGAGAGCGGCGACGCCACGATCACCGTCTACCGGATCGACGACGAGGCCGTCGCCGCGGACATCACGCTCGTCGGCGGCGGCATGGTCTGCGGCTATCTCTACGGCGCCGACCCACGGCTGCGTTCGCAGCACGTCGACATCACCACGATGCTGCTGAGGCACGCCGCGGGGCACGCCGCCGCCAAGGGGTGCGGCACGCTCAATCTGCTGCGGGGCGCGGAGCCCCACAAGCTCAGATGGCAGGCCGAAGCGGTCGCCAACCAGCGGTTGTTGATGGCCCGCGTGGAGATGGCGCCCGCGATGGCGATGCATCTGGGACGTATCGCGGGACGTGAGTTCGCGGCGGGCGCGGTACGCAGGGGACGTGACGTGGAATGGCTGCGCCGCGTACGGCCGGGCGGGTCCCGGGGCAGCCGCCCGGTCAAGGCAACGGACGCGGCGACTGCGCCTGGCGGAGAGCGCGGTCCGAAGCGCGACCGGGACCGAGACCGGGACCGAGACAGGGACAGGGACGGGGGCCGGGACGGGGCCTAG
- a CDS encoding NAD(P)-binding domain-containing protein, with protein MYDLVVVGAGPYGLSIASHAAAAGLNLRVLGRPMASWRDHMPRGMYLKSEPWSSNLSDPAGTHTLAAYCSARGITVEHGRPLPLGTFTEYGQWFGERAAPKADEQKVTSVVPCARGFRVETAEGEVLVTRTVVLAVGVMPFVHKPGPLRKLPPSLVSHSSHHRDLRRFKDRDVTVVGAGQAALETAALLAEEGAHVRVVARADRINWNSPPQPLQRSILKAIRDPHCGLGTGWPSWVFSEMPWAVRKLPPALRQHIARNALGPAGAWWLRDRFEFAVPVLLSSRLSAAEQVGEQVRLRLESADGVVRTVQTDHVVAATGFTPRLARLSMLDTSVRGILHRVGSSDAPELNARFESSHPGLFFAGLLATPSFGPSMRFVYGAGFAANRVVQGVQRRLAEPRLATVPHAARARTEEQHRTDGQLTAPSPTAARH; from the coding sequence ATGTACGACCTCGTAGTGGTGGGCGCAGGCCCTTACGGCCTCTCCATCGCATCGCACGCCGCGGCCGCCGGACTCAACCTGCGTGTCCTGGGCCGTCCGATGGCCTCGTGGCGCGACCACATGCCCCGGGGCATGTACCTGAAGTCCGAGCCGTGGTCCTCCAATCTCTCGGACCCGGCCGGTACGCACACGCTCGCCGCCTACTGCTCCGCACGCGGCATCACGGTGGAACACGGACGGCCGCTGCCGCTGGGCACCTTCACCGAGTACGGGCAGTGGTTCGGCGAGCGGGCGGCGCCCAAGGCGGACGAGCAGAAGGTGACTTCCGTGGTGCCCTGCGCACGGGGCTTCCGTGTGGAGACGGCCGAGGGCGAGGTGCTGGTGACCCGTACAGTGGTCCTCGCCGTCGGCGTCATGCCGTTCGTGCACAAGCCGGGACCGCTGCGGAAGCTTCCACCGTCGCTCGTGTCGCACAGCAGCCACCACCGCGACCTGCGGCGCTTCAAGGACAGGGACGTCACGGTGGTGGGCGCGGGACAGGCCGCGCTGGAGACCGCGGCGCTGCTCGCCGAGGAAGGCGCGCACGTGCGGGTCGTCGCCCGCGCCGACCGCATCAACTGGAACTCGCCCCCACAGCCGCTTCAGCGCTCCATTCTCAAGGCGATCCGCGACCCGCACTGCGGGCTCGGCACGGGCTGGCCGAGCTGGGTCTTCTCCGAGATGCCCTGGGCGGTACGCAAGCTCCCCCCGGCGCTGCGGCAGCACATCGCACGTAACGCACTGGGCCCGGCCGGGGCGTGGTGGCTGCGGGACCGCTTCGAGTTCGCGGTACCGGTGCTGCTCAGCAGCAGGCTCAGCGCCGCGGAGCAGGTGGGCGAACAGGTGCGGCTGCGGCTGGAGTCGGCCGACGGCGTCGTACGCACCGTCCAGACCGACCACGTGGTCGCGGCCACCGGCTTCACCCCGCGACTGGCACGCCTGTCGATGCTCGACACATCGGTGCGCGGCATCCTGCACCGCGTCGGCTCCAGCGACGCACCCGAACTCAACGCACGGTTCGAGTCGTCGCACCCGGGGCTGTTCTTCGCGGGGCTGCTGGCCACGCCGTCGTTCGGGCCGTCCATGCGCTTCGTCTACGGGGCGGGCTTCGCGGCGAACCGGGTGGTGCAGGGCGTCCAGCGGCGGCTGGCGGAGCCGCGGCTGGCGACCGTGCCGCACGCGGCCCGTGCCCGTACGGAGGAACAGCACCGCACGGACGGGCAGTTGACGGCGCCTTCGCCCACGGCCGCACGTCACTGA
- a CDS encoding glycoside hydrolase family 26 protein, giving the protein MTQLQNWLGGTELKVAHTYLPGDRWSNIEGRPEFLKPWTQWRQARKDRLFVLNVPMLERNEESLPDDEVRGLLREGASGRFDAHFRTLAQRLVQQKAPDTVIVLGWEMNGLTYSHRCGPDPAAWMKYWRRIVTAMRSVDGQKFRFDFAPSRGQDAYPWTKCYPGDDVVDVIGMDTYDQPEGRSFAQQVNEPLGLQAQVDFAREHGKAVSYPEWGLFRNGDNPEYVRRMLDWFDRHKPLYQTITDYCPHGVWQCSHNPASAETFRASLYARSGGGATPSPGAPSPGGTPSAPPTGSTAPAPPTPSPGVTAVPVPTEPGSRIPWYEHCFVSGKYCVRFDKVLPERWGFRD; this is encoded by the coding sequence ATGACGCAGCTTCAGAACTGGCTCGGCGGGACGGAACTGAAGGTCGCCCACACCTATCTGCCCGGCGACCGGTGGTCCAACATCGAGGGCCGTCCGGAGTTCCTGAAGCCGTGGACCCAGTGGCGCCAGGCCCGCAAGGACCGGCTCTTCGTGCTCAACGTGCCGATGCTGGAACGCAACGAGGAGAGCCTGCCCGACGACGAGGTGCGCGGGCTGCTGCGTGAGGGAGCGTCCGGCCGTTTCGACGCCCACTTCCGCACCCTCGCCCAGCGCCTCGTGCAACAGAAGGCGCCCGACACCGTGATCGTGCTCGGCTGGGAGATGAACGGCCTTACGTACTCCCACCGTTGCGGACCCGACCCCGCGGCGTGGATGAAGTACTGGCGGCGCATCGTCACGGCGATGCGCTCCGTGGACGGGCAGAAGTTCCGTTTCGACTTCGCACCGAGCCGCGGGCAGGACGCCTATCCGTGGACGAAGTGCTATCCCGGCGACGACGTCGTCGACGTCATCGGGATGGACACCTACGACCAGCCCGAAGGCCGGTCGTTCGCGCAGCAGGTGAACGAACCGCTGGGCCTCCAGGCGCAGGTCGACTTCGCCAGGGAGCACGGCAAGGCCGTCTCGTATCCGGAGTGGGGACTCTTCCGCAACGGCGACAACCCCGAGTACGTGCGGCGGATGCTCGACTGGTTCGACCGGCACAAGCCGCTGTACCAGACGATCACGGACTACTGCCCGCACGGCGTCTGGCAGTGCTCGCACAACCCGGCCTCCGCCGAGACTTTTCGTGCCTCGCTCTACGCACGGTCGGGCGGCGGTGCCACGCCCTCGCCGGGCGCCCCGTCGCCGGGCGGAACGCCGTCAGCGCCGCCCACCGGCTCCACCGCTCCCGCCCCGCCCACGCCTTCGCCCGGGGTCACGGCCGTGCCCGTGCCGACGGAACCGGGGTCGCGCATTCCGTGGTACGAGCACTGCTTCGTCTCCGGCAAGTACTGCGTGCGGTTCGACAAGGTGCTGCCGGAACGCTGGGGCTTCCGCGACTAG
- a CDS encoding glycosyltransferase yields MKVAHIITGLGVGGAEQQLRLMLRHLPARCDVFTLTAPGSVAHGILADGHRVTHLGMTGNLDATVMPLLVHLLREGRYDLVHTHLYRACLYGRLAARLAGVRAVVATEHSLGDDSIEGRPLSVGVRAMYLASERLGCATIAVSDTVAQRLRKWGVPASRVHTVPNGIDARRFRFDPVARAATRARLGIPADTFVVGGVGRLVPGKHFETLVRAVAVLPDARLLLAGDGPERETLHAIASSLGALDRVHMLGECDGTVASGTAGAVEIPELLSAMDVFVSPSSEESFGLAVLEALAAGLPTLHVTCPAIDDLPSAEAPGARRIGTGVPELTARLCEFQKAGPVRLPVPPVVDHYDIARSAERLMAVYRAATGAPQLPAPAPHTATSVPAPASLPLTSR; encoded by the coding sequence ATGAAAGTCGCGCACATCATCACAGGGCTCGGCGTCGGAGGTGCCGAGCAGCAGCTACGGCTGATGCTCCGCCATCTCCCGGCGCGCTGCGACGTGTTCACCCTGACCGCACCCGGGTCGGTGGCCCATGGAATCCTCGCCGACGGCCACCGCGTCACTCATCTCGGCATGACCGGCAACCTCGACGCGACGGTCATGCCGCTGCTGGTCCACCTCCTGCGCGAGGGCCGCTACGACCTCGTACACACCCACCTCTACCGCGCCTGCCTCTACGGGCGGCTGGCCGCACGCCTCGCCGGGGTACGCGCGGTGGTCGCCACCGAGCACTCACTCGGTGACGACTCGATCGAGGGCAGACCCCTCAGCGTCGGCGTCCGCGCGATGTATCTCGCCTCCGAACGCCTCGGGTGCGCGACCATCGCCGTCTCGGACACGGTTGCGCAGCGGCTGCGGAAGTGGGGCGTGCCCGCGTCGCGGGTGCACACCGTGCCCAACGGCATCGACGCCCGCCGCTTCCGCTTCGACCCCGTCGCCCGTGCGGCCACGCGTGCCCGGCTCGGCATCCCGGCCGACACGTTCGTCGTGGGCGGGGTGGGGCGGCTGGTGCCGGGCAAGCACTTCGAGACGCTCGTACGGGCCGTGGCCGTACTGCCCGACGCGCGGCTGCTGCTGGCGGGCGACGGCCCCGAGCGAGAGACGCTCCACGCCATCGCCTCGTCGCTCGGCGCGCTCGACCGGGTGCACATGCTCGGCGAGTGCGACGGGACGGTCGCCTCGGGGACGGCAGGCGCGGTCGAGATCCCCGAACTGCTGTCCGCGATGGACGTGTTCGTCTCGCCGTCGTCCGAGGAGTCGTTCGGGCTGGCCGTGCTGGAGGCCCTCGCGGCCGGTCTGCCGACGCTGCACGTCACTTGCCCGGCGATCGACGATCTGCCCTCGGCGGAGGCGCCCGGTGCGCGCCGCATCGGCACCGGCGTGCCCGAACTCACCGCGCGTCTCTGCGAGTTCCAGAAGGCCGGGCCCGTACGGCTGCCCGTACCGCCCGTCGTCGACCACTACGACATCGCCCGCAGCGCGGAACGGCTGATGGCCGTCTACCGCGCCGCCACGGGTGCTCCGCAACTGCCCGCACCGGCGCCGCACACGGCGACCTCCGTACCGGCGCCGGCGTCCCTACCCCTGACATCGAGGTGA
- a CDS encoding carboxylate--amine ligase gives MPPFDTEVPVLLLRLDPNPFHHGTLGAVRSLGRTGIEVHLAEAAPGPVTRSRYVHRAHSLPPAPPGPPGGASDVELGRALERVSDAIGTPAVLIALDDRGAIAVSALSERLRGRFLLPPTAPGLPARVADKAELAGLCAAAGISHPVTVSPGSAEEAAREAALLGLPVIAKWSRPWLLPKGMRSTTLVRTPADAYELYEHSAHAGSRLLLQQRLTEGHGTDWFFHGYADADAGFLVGGAGRKERSWPPRTGLTAVGTWLANPDVEEAATRLAAHIGYRGILDLDFRLDPDTGSYHLLDFNPRPGAQFRLFTDGNGLDVVRAQHLHLTGRPVPAQGDGEGRVFVAENYALLSALVSGASLLRGALRPRWYRRDLGTRQRSGASGDHTGEARGRRSRLRLALRLPSPGRRLGRSVERAWFAPDDPRPFFAMAAAWFVRGALKAWHVVRSRRAALPTAVPALPAPTASHLRTTRDERSVQDQREGNACTTS, from the coding sequence ATGCCGCCGTTCGACACGGAAGTCCCCGTTCTGCTGCTCCGGCTCGATCCCAATCCGTTCCACCACGGAACGCTGGGCGCCGTCCGGTCACTTGGGCGTACGGGAATCGAGGTGCACCTGGCCGAGGCGGCACCGGGACCGGTGACCCGCTCCCGGTACGTCCACCGCGCGCACTCGCTGCCTCCGGCACCACCGGGCCCGCCGGGTGGCGCTTCGGACGTGGAACTGGGCCGCGCACTGGAGCGGGTGTCCGACGCCATCGGCACGCCGGCGGTCCTCATCGCGCTCGACGACCGCGGTGCGATCGCGGTGTCCGCGCTCTCGGAGCGCCTGCGCGGCCGGTTCCTGCTGCCGCCCACGGCTCCCGGGCTGCCCGCCCGCGTCGCCGACAAGGCCGAACTCGCCGGGCTCTGCGCCGCCGCCGGGATCTCACATCCCGTCACCGTCTCGCCGGGCAGCGCCGAGGAGGCCGCACGCGAGGCGGCGCTGCTGGGGCTGCCCGTGATCGCCAAGTGGAGCCGCCCTTGGCTGCTGCCGAAGGGCATGCGCAGCACGACTCTCGTACGGACGCCCGCCGACGCCTACGAGTTGTACGAGCACAGCGCACACGCCGGGAGCAGGCTGCTGTTGCAGCAGCGGCTGACAGAGGGGCACGGGACGGACTGGTTCTTCCACGGCTACGCCGACGCCGACGCGGGCTTCCTCGTCGGCGGTGCCGGGCGCAAGGAGCGCTCGTGGCCGCCCCGTACGGGCCTGACGGCGGTGGGCACCTGGCTCGCGAATCCGGACGTGGAGGAGGCGGCGACGCGGCTTGCCGCGCACATCGGCTACCGGGGCATCCTCGACCTCGACTTCCGGCTCGACCCGGACACGGGCTCGTACCACCTGCTCGACTTCAACCCCCGGCCCGGCGCGCAGTTCCGGCTGTTCACCGACGGGAACGGGCTGGACGTCGTACGGGCGCAGCACCTGCATCTGACGGGGCGTCCGGTACCCGCGCAGGGCGACGGGGAGGGCCGGGTCTTCGTCGCGGAGAACTACGCGCTGCTGTCGGCGCTGGTGTCGGGCGCCTCGCTGCTGAGGGGGGCGCTACGGCCGCGCTGGTACCGCCGGGACCTCGGCACACGGCAGCGGAGCGGCGCGAGCGGCGACCACACGGGCGAGGCCCGCGGGCGACGGTCTCGGCTGCGGCTCGCACTCCGCCTCCCATCGCCCGGCCGTCGACTCGGGCGCTCCGTCGAACGTGCCTGGTTCGCGCCGGACGACCCGCGCCCGTTCTTCGCGATGGCCGCCGCCTGGTTCGTACGCGGCGCGCTCAAGGCCTGGCACGTCGTCAGGTCCCGAAGGGCGGCGCTGCCGACGGCGGTACCGGCGCTGCCCGCCCCGACCGCATCGCACCTCCGCACCACTCGTGATGAGCGATCAGTGCAAGATCAGAGAGAAGGAAACGCATGTACGACCTCGTAG